From candidate division WOR-3 bacterium, one genomic window encodes:
- a CDS encoding glycosyltransferase family 1 protein: KPIRMRWHNRYWGLNLFTCLYDVFLFMKNLFRLNKVIKSTKPDIIHTNTLESIGLIIFPSVIHKIPIFWHVRILLQYKSITIRFYVKLISLFVNRVIAISRAVEQTLIKAGMKPDKISVVYNPIDTELFRPQNRATCRKKFGLSKNSIIIGSLGRLTPDKGFEILIRAMASVVRQYPDTCLLIAGDEWIKGYREKLSRTAEQIGVLSNLILINRQKKIAELISALDVVVLASPKKEGFGRVLAEAMACGVPVIGTKVGGVPEIITHGENGLLVEPGDPRALSEAILKLLKNRTLTAELVRNGRKVVQTKFSVEKHINRIKLIYEDGLRMK, encoded by the coding sequence GAAACCGATAAGAATGAGATGGCATAATCGGTATTGGGGATTGAATTTATTTACCTGTTTATATGACGTCTTCCTTTTTATGAAAAATCTTTTCCGATTGAATAAAGTCATAAAATCAACTAAACCGGATATAATTCATACAAATACACTCGAAAGTATCGGATTGATTATTTTCCCGTCTGTAATTCATAAAATCCCTATTTTTTGGCATGTCAGAATCTTACTGCAATATAAATCCATAACAATCAGATTCTACGTCAAATTGATCTCGCTTTTTGTAAACAGAGTTATTGCAATTTCGCGGGCGGTTGAGCAAACTCTGATAAAAGCGGGGATGAAACCGGATAAAATTTCAGTGGTTTATAATCCGATAGACACCGAACTGTTTAGGCCTCAAAACAGGGCAACCTGTCGCAAGAAATTCGGGCTTTCAAAAAATTCAATAATCATCGGCTCACTGGGACGATTGACACCCGACAAAGGATTTGAAATACTTATCAGAGCAATGGCGTCGGTTGTTCGACAATATCCAGATACCTGTCTTCTGATTGCCGGCGATGAGTGGATAAAGGGATACAGGGAAAAATTATCCAGAACCGCTGAGCAGATCGGTGTTTTATCAAACTTAATTTTAATAAACAGACAGAAGAAGATCGCGGAACTCATCTCGGCGTTAGACGTCGTAGTGCTTGCATCACCGAAGAAAGAAGGATTCGGTCGTGTTCTTGCCGAAGCTATGGCCTGCGGTGTTCCAGTGATTGGTACAAAGGTGGGAGGCGTTCCAGAAATAATAACGCATGGTGAAAACGGTCTGCTTGTTGAACCGGGTGATCCACGGGCATTAAGTGAAGCAATTTTAAAATTGTTGAAAAATCGGACGTTAACCGCTGAGTTGGTTAGAAACGGCCGTAAGGTTGTGCAGACGAAATTTTCAGTCGAGAAGCATATAAATAGAATAAAGCTGATCTACGAAGATGGTTTGCGTATGAAATGA